One Streptomyces sp. NBC_01237 genomic region harbors:
- a CDS encoding S1 family peptidase, whose amino-acid sequence MKQLLRALKRCSVIAAVALATVSLQPSGASAAPNPVVGGTRAAQGEFPFMVRLSMGCGGALYAKDIVLTAAHCVDGSGNNTSITATAGVVDLQSSSAVKVKSTKVLQAPGYNGKGKDWALIKLAKPIEQPTLKIATTTAYNQGEFTIAGWGAATEGGAQQRYLLKAKVPYVSDADCQSAYGSDLVPGEELCAGLLDTGGIDTCQGDSGGPMFRKDNAGAWIQVGIVSWGQGCAQAGYPGVYSEVSTFASAIASAAATL is encoded by the coding sequence TTGAAGCAGCTTCTGCGCGCGCTGAAAAGATGTTCCGTCATAGCCGCCGTGGCCCTCGCGACCGTCAGCCTCCAGCCCTCCGGCGCCTCCGCCGCCCCCAACCCCGTCGTCGGCGGAACCAGGGCCGCCCAGGGTGAATTCCCCTTCATGGTCCGGCTCTCCATGGGCTGTGGCGGCGCGCTCTACGCCAAGGACATCGTCCTGACCGCCGCCCACTGCGTGGACGGATCGGGCAACAACACCTCGATCACCGCCACCGCGGGCGTCGTCGACCTCCAGTCCTCCAGCGCCGTCAAGGTCAAGTCCACCAAGGTCCTCCAGGCCCCCGGCTACAACGGCAAGGGCAAGGACTGGGCGCTGATCAAGCTCGCCAAGCCGATCGAGCAGCCGACCCTGAAGATCGCCACCACCACCGCGTACAACCAGGGCGAATTCACCATCGCCGGGTGGGGCGCCGCCACCGAGGGCGGGGCCCAGCAGCGCTACCTGCTCAAGGCGAAGGTGCCCTACGTCTCCGACGCCGACTGCCAGAGCGCGTACGGCAGCGACCTCGTCCCCGGTGAGGAACTGTGCGCCGGCCTCCTGGACACCGGCGGGATCGACACCTGCCAGGGCGACTCCGGCGGCCCGATGTTCCGCAAGGACAACGCCGGTGCCTGGATCCAGGTCGGCATCGTCAGCTGGGGCCAGGGCTGCGCCCAGGCCGGCTACCCCGGCGTGTACAGCGAGGTCTCGACCTTCGCCTCCGCCATCGCGTCCGCGGCCGCCACACTCTGA
- a CDS encoding ankyrin repeat domain-containing protein, protein MTEEPIGDERSLFEALYESEDAVVRALRAGAAAESCDADGTTALYLASVEDRPGAVRLLLAAGADPDRPSGPEAGDLPLCGAACGGHTEVVGALLSAGARPDLPEQFGFTALRWAVGLGHAATAELLLAHGADPHLPGPEGEPPLVLAARRGSVRTVRALLEHGAGTWAGAVEWALTQARRMLEVEVEQELLRRLEETHGSGFDAMVRRDLVDGEETVTVELLRDGEPFAGADGQTGHAVIAELLKGVG, encoded by the coding sequence ATGACGGAAGAGCCGATTGGGGACGAACGGAGCCTGTTCGAGGCCCTGTACGAGAGTGAGGACGCTGTCGTACGGGCATTGCGCGCGGGGGCCGCGGCCGAGTCGTGCGACGCGGACGGCACGACGGCGCTGTATCTGGCGTCGGTGGAGGACCGGCCGGGAGCAGTACGGCTCCTGCTCGCGGCCGGAGCCGACCCGGACCGGCCGAGCGGCCCCGAGGCGGGCGATCTCCCGCTGTGCGGGGCCGCGTGCGGCGGACACACCGAGGTGGTCGGGGCGCTGCTGTCCGCCGGGGCGCGGCCGGACCTGCCCGAACAGTTCGGATTCACCGCGCTGCGCTGGGCGGTGGGGCTCGGCCACGCAGCGACCGCCGAGCTGCTGCTCGCCCACGGTGCGGACCCTCACCTGCCCGGCCCGGAAGGGGAGCCTCCGTTGGTGCTCGCGGCCCGGCGCGGCTCGGTCCGTACGGTGCGGGCGCTGCTGGAGCACGGGGCGGGGACCTGGGCGGGCGCGGTGGAATGGGCGCTGACACAGGCGCGGCGGATGCTCGAAGTGGAGGTGGAGCAGGAGCTGCTGCGGAGGCTGGAGGAGACGCACGGTTCCGGGTTCGACGCGATGGTCCGCCGTGACCTCGTGGACGGCGAGGAGACGGTGACCGTGGAACTGCTGCGTGACGGGGAGCCGTTCGCGGGGGCGGACGGACAGACGGGGCACGCGGTGATCGCAGAGCTGCTGAAGGGCGTGGGGTGA
- a CDS encoding SDR family oxidoreductase, protein MTTRSTGLCAGRVVAVTGAGRGLGRAHALAFAAEGAKVVVNDLGVGLTGDGGGNGSGGGVGGQGGAGPAREVVDEIVAAGGEAVAHRGDIATTDGASSLVATALEAFGRLDTLVNNAGFLRDRMLVNLDEDDWDAVLRVHLKGHFLPLKHAAAHWRSEARAGRTPVARVINTSSGAGLLGSVGQGNYAAAKAGILGLTLVAAEELRRYGVQVNALAPAARTRMTEQAFAETMAAPGPGAFDAMAPENVSPLVVWLGSAASDGVTGRVFEAEAGRITVMEGWRPGPTADRGARWSPAAAGTAVRRLLAAAEPARPVYGAR, encoded by the coding sequence ATGACCACACGCAGCACCGGGCTCTGCGCCGGCCGGGTCGTCGCCGTGACGGGCGCCGGGCGGGGGCTGGGCCGGGCCCATGCCCTGGCCTTCGCCGCCGAGGGGGCCAAGGTCGTCGTCAACGACCTCGGAGTCGGCCTCACCGGGGACGGCGGCGGAAACGGGAGCGGCGGCGGGGTCGGGGGGCAGGGGGGCGCAGGACCGGCCCGTGAGGTCGTCGACGAGATCGTGGCCGCGGGCGGCGAAGCGGTCGCCCACCGGGGTGACATCGCCACGACCGACGGTGCGTCCTCGTTGGTCGCCACCGCCCTGGAGGCATTCGGGCGGCTCGACACCCTGGTCAACAACGCGGGCTTCCTGCGGGACCGGATGCTGGTCAACCTCGACGAGGACGACTGGGACGCGGTGCTGCGGGTGCATCTGAAGGGCCACTTCCTGCCCCTGAAGCACGCGGCGGCCCACTGGCGGTCCGAGGCCAGGGCGGGCCGCACGCCCGTCGCCCGGGTGATCAACACCAGTTCCGGGGCGGGTCTGCTCGGCAGCGTAGGACAGGGCAACTACGCCGCCGCGAAGGCCGGGATCCTCGGCCTCACCCTGGTCGCGGCCGAGGAGCTGCGGCGGTACGGCGTCCAGGTCAACGCCCTCGCTCCGGCGGCCAGGACCCGGATGACCGAGCAGGCGTTCGCCGAGACGATGGCGGCACCGGGGCCGGGTGCCTTCGACGCGATGGCCCCCGAGAACGTGTCGCCGCTGGTGGTGTGGCTCGGCTCGGCCGCGAGCGACGGGGTGACCGGACGCGTCTTCGAGGCCGAGGCGGGCCGGATCACCGTCATGGAGGGCTGGCGCCCCGGCCCCACCGCCGACCGGGGCGCACGCTGGTCCCCGGCCGCGGCCGGCACCGCCGTCCGTCGCCTGCTGGCAGCGGCGGAACCGGCCCGGCCGGTGTACGGCGCGCGGTGA
- a CDS encoding enoyl-CoA hydratase family protein, with amino-acid sequence MGVSTSRPADGIRVITVDFPPVNALPVRGWYDLADALRAAGRDPAVRCVVLAAAGRGFNAGVDIKEIQRDPGHDALIGANRGCFEAFAAVYECEVPVVAAVNGFCLGGGIGLVGNADAIVASDDATFGLPELDRGALGAATHLARLVPQHLMRTLYYTSRTVTAAELHAHGSVWRVVPRTALPAAAVELAGEIARKDGHLLRLAKAAINGIDPVDVRRSYRFEQGFTYEAGLSGTADRVRDTFGKEARS; translated from the coding sequence ATGGGTGTCTCCACCTCACGTCCCGCCGACGGCATCCGCGTCATCACCGTCGACTTCCCACCCGTCAACGCCCTGCCCGTGCGCGGCTGGTACGACCTGGCCGACGCCCTGCGCGCCGCGGGCCGCGATCCCGCGGTCCGCTGTGTGGTGCTGGCCGCGGCCGGGCGCGGCTTCAACGCGGGTGTCGACATCAAGGAGATCCAGCGCGACCCGGGGCACGACGCCCTGATCGGTGCCAACCGCGGCTGTTTCGAGGCGTTCGCCGCCGTGTACGAGTGCGAGGTACCGGTCGTCGCCGCGGTGAACGGTTTCTGCCTCGGCGGTGGCATCGGGCTCGTCGGCAACGCGGACGCGATCGTGGCGAGCGACGACGCCACCTTCGGGCTGCCCGAGCTGGACCGCGGCGCGCTCGGCGCCGCCACCCATCTCGCGCGGCTCGTCCCCCAGCACCTGATGCGGACGCTGTACTACACCTCGCGCACGGTGACCGCCGCCGAACTGCACGCGCACGGCTCGGTCTGGCGGGTCGTCCCGCGCACCGCGCTGCCGGCCGCGGCGGTGGAGCTGGCCGGGGAGATCGCCCGCAAGGACGGACACCTCCTCCGGCTGGCCAAGGCCGCCATCAACGGCATCGACCCGGTGGACGTACGCCGCAGCTACCGCTTCGAGCAGGGCTTCACCTACGAGGCCGGCCTCAGCGGTACCGCCGACCGCGTCCGCGACACCTTCGGCAAGGAGGCACGATCGTGA